One Chloroflexota bacterium genomic window carries:
- a CDS encoding PfkB family carbohydrate kinase encodes MLIVGTVATDDIATPFASVEGVLGGSAVYAATAGSLYVPVQIVGVIGADFPDTYMDFLNERQFDLKGLEVQAGKTFHWAGKYHYDMNTRDTLATDLNVLATFNPTLPTAYRDTPFVFLANVDPTIQLDTLNQMNRPSLTILDTMNYWIETQRDMLTTVMSRSDLVMINDEELRQYTGEHSLLRAARDVLALGPRALIVKKGEHGAALVTKDGYYYAPGYPLEDVRDPTGAGDSFAGGFLGYIAQQGEVTGRELHRALIHGSVVASYTVEDFSVNRLKEITPEDIQQRYREFASFTHFESLD; translated from the coding sequence ATGCTGATTGTAGGCACTGTCGCCACCGATGATATCGCGACGCCTTTTGCGTCAGTAGAAGGCGTACTTGGCGGCTCTGCCGTCTATGCCGCCACTGCCGGAAGCCTCTACGTCCCCGTGCAGATTGTCGGCGTGATCGGCGCCGACTTCCCTGACACGTATATGGATTTTCTCAATGAGCGACAATTCGATCTGAAGGGTCTCGAAGTGCAGGCAGGCAAGACCTTTCACTGGGCGGGTAAGTACCATTACGACATGAATACGCGGGATACGCTGGCCACCGATCTCAACGTGCTTGCGACGTTCAATCCGACGTTGCCAACTGCTTACCGCGATACGCCGTTTGTTTTCTTGGCAAATGTCGATCCAACCATTCAGCTAGACACGCTCAATCAGATGAATCGGCCCTCCTTGACGATTCTGGATACCATGAACTATTGGATCGAGACCCAGCGTGACATGCTGACCACGGTCATGAGTCGCTCTGATCTCGTCATGATCAATGATGAAGAATTGCGCCAATATACAGGCGAACACAGTCTCCTGCGGGCAGCGCGTGACGTGCTGGCGCTGGGACCACGCGCGCTCATTGTGAAGAAAGGCGAGCACGGCGCTGCACTGGTTACCAAAGACGGGTACTACTATGCTCCCGGCTACCCCTTGGAAGACGTAAGAGATCCAACCGGAGCGGGCGACTCCTTTGCCGGTGGATTTCTCGGCTACATCGCCCAGCAAGGAGAGGTCACAGGGCGGGAGTTGCACCGTGCGCTCATTCACGGGAGCGTGGTAGCCTCATATACCGTGGAGGACTTTAGTGTTAATCGGTTGAAAGAGATAACACCCGAGGACATTCAGCAACGATACCGGGAATTCGCTTCGTTTACTCATTTCGAAAGCCTAGACTGA
- a CDS encoding glycosyltransferase family 4 protein, whose protein sequence is MKIALVSPYDYAYPGGVTEHISHLNGQFQGMGHEVRILAPSSQPEEELPYDNLYRVGKTIVRVPTNASVARISLSLTLSRQVKEILANERFDVVHLHEPLAPALPITVLRHSRTVNVGTFHTYRRSHFAYLYGKPLLKRYFNRLQGRVAVSDAARELIERYFPARYRIIPNGIDMQLFQSALPPFPNLDDGMLNILFVGRLEKRKGLTYLLQALRIVQESGTYDVRLIVVGAFTEEQRGEYEKRVTQLGLSNVLFIGFVSREEKVRYYKSCHVFCAPSTGGESQGIVLLEAMAAGKPVVASSIEGYRGVLDGTGAGELVPPQDEAALARALMRFLGHESLRDETGARGLLAAQGYSWEKIATQLVAFYEETIASARPRSRRFDWARVERRRKE, encoded by the coding sequence ATGAAGATTGCCCTCGTTTCACCATACGACTATGCATATCCCGGTGGTGTGACCGAGCACATCAGTCACCTCAATGGGCAGTTTCAAGGTATGGGGCATGAGGTCCGCATACTTGCGCCTTCATCCCAGCCTGAAGAAGAATTGCCCTACGATAACCTTTACCGGGTTGGGAAGACGATCGTCAGGGTTCCGACGAATGCCTCAGTGGCGCGCATTTCGCTCTCGCTCACGCTCTCGCGTCAGGTGAAGGAAATTCTCGCCAATGAGCGGTTCGACGTGGTGCACCTGCACGAGCCGCTCGCACCGGCGTTGCCTATCACGGTGCTCCGTCACTCCCGGACAGTAAACGTCGGGACATTCCATACTTACCGGCGCTCCCACTTCGCGTATCTTTACGGCAAACCATTGTTGAAGCGGTACTTCAATCGATTGCAGGGACGGGTTGCCGTATCTGATGCGGCCCGCGAGTTGATTGAACGCTATTTCCCCGCCAGGTACCGCATCATTCCCAATGGCATCGACATGCAGCTCTTCCAAAGCGCGTTGCCTCCTTTTCCCAATCTAGATGACGGTATGCTCAACATACTGTTTGTCGGACGGCTGGAGAAGCGCAAAGGATTGACATACCTTTTGCAGGCACTGCGAATTGTGCAGGAGAGCGGCACCTATGACGTTCGCCTTATTGTTGTGGGTGCGTTCACAGAGGAACAGCGCGGCGAGTATGAGAAGAGAGTTACTCAGCTTGGCTTGTCGAATGTGCTTTTCATCGGGTTTGTAAGTAGAGAAGAGAAGGTACGTTACTACAAGTCATGCCATGTGTTTTGCGCGCCGTCTACCGGCGGCGAAAGCCAGGGCATCGTTTTGCTCGAGGCCATGGCTGCCGGCAAGCCGGTCGTGGCGTCCAGCATTGAAGGGTATCGTGGAGTGCTGGATGGCACAGGAGCCGGCGAGCTGGTTCCCCCGCAAGATGAAGCAGCATTGGCTCGGGCGCTCATGCGCTTCCTTGGCCATGAATCGCTTCGCGACGAGACTGGCGCCAGGGGATTACTCGCGGCGCAAGGCTATTCTTGGGAGAAGATCGCGACTCAGTTGGTTGCGTTCTATGAAGAGACCATCGCCAGCGCAAGGCCGCGCAGCCGCCGCTTTGACTGGGCAAGAGTAGAACGGCGGAGGAAGGAATGA
- the metK gene encoding methionine adenosyltransferase encodes MSLGIGSSAKVLFTSESVTEGHPDKMCDAISDAVLDAFIEQYPEARVACETATTAGLIVVLGEITAKANVNIAEVARAVAGEIGYTSEDFGLDNETCEVIVSVREQSSDIALGVDKAGAGDQGMMIGYACNETPELMPAPIMWAHNLVRKLTALRKDGALSYLRPDGKSQVTVEYSYGKPVRIDTVVLSAQHHPDVDQETIRRDLIEHCARAVIPAKWLDDDTRFLINPTGRFVTGGPLGDAGLTGRKIIVDTYGGMARHGGGAFSGKDPTKVDRSAAYATRYVAKNIVAAGLADRCEIQIAYAIGTANPVSIMVDTFGTGRVADDELVAIIRDHFDLRPAAIIRDLDLRQPIYRQTAAYGHFGRPDIDVPWERIDKAELLRNAAGNLSGATT; translated from the coding sequence ATGAGTTTGGGCATTGGCTCATCAGCCAAAGTACTATTCACATCTGAGTCAGTGACGGAAGGTCATCCTGACAAGATGTGCGATGCGATCTCGGACGCGGTGCTGGATGCATTCATCGAACAGTACCCCGAAGCGCGGGTCGCGTGCGAAACGGCTACAACAGCGGGGTTGATTGTGGTTCTCGGCGAAATAACGGCCAAGGCCAACGTAAATATTGCCGAGGTAGCCCGCGCCGTTGCCGGAGAGATCGGCTACACGTCGGAAGATTTTGGCTTAGACAACGAGACGTGTGAAGTGATTGTGTCCGTAAGAGAACAGTCATCCGACATTGCGCTAGGGGTGGACAAAGCTGGCGCCGGGGACCAGGGTATGATGATTGGCTATGCCTGCAATGAAACGCCGGAGCTCATGCCCGCGCCTATCATGTGGGCTCATAATCTCGTCCGCAAACTCACAGCGCTCCGCAAAGACGGGGCGCTTTCGTATCTCCGCCCCGACGGCAAGTCGCAAGTCACTGTCGAGTACAGTTATGGCAAGCCGGTTCGCATAGACACTGTCGTGCTATCCGCGCAACACCATCCGGATGTCGACCAGGAGACAATCCGCCGTGACCTCATCGAACACTGCGCCCGCGCCGTAATTCCTGCCAAGTGGCTGGATGACGATACGCGATTCTTAATCAACCCAACCGGAAGATTCGTCACCGGCGGGCCGCTGGGTGATGCGGGTTTGACCGGTCGCAAGATCATCGTTGATACGTACGGGGGGATGGCCCGCCACGGCGGCGGCGCGTTTTCCGGCAAAGACCCCACCAAAGTGGACCGCTCCGCCGCCTACGCTACGCGCTACGTGGCAAAGAACATTGTCGCGGCGGGGCTGGCCGATCGCTGTGAGATTCAAATCGCCTACGCCATTGGTACAGCGAATCCCGTTTCCATTATGGTAGACACCTTTGGGACGGGAAGAGTGGCTGATGACGAACTCGTCGCCATCATTCGCGATCACTTCGATCTTCGCCCGGCGGCAATCATCCGCGATCTGGATCTGCGGCAACCCATCTATCGCCAAACGGCAGCATACGGACACTTTGGGCGCCCTGACATCGACGTGCCGTGGGAACGAATTGACAAAGCGGAGCTGCTTCGCAACGCGGCCGGTAATCTCTCAGGCGCCACCACATAG
- a CDS encoding CDP-alcohol phosphatidyltransferase family protein, with product MPNEGTARVKGAVDIMIHPGVRAWAQNAMEALVRPLARIGIQPNTITTLGFVLSLVAAAAVWQGMWPWAAFLVLVASAFDMLDGALARVSDRGTTFGAFFDSTLDRLSEAAICLGLIGYFLARQDDQTVLGVVLMLVGSQMVSYTRARAEGLGLSCTVGWFQRPERVIALGLALLFPDSLGIVLEIVIWMLAVLTLLTTVQRVFHVWYQSR from the coding sequence ATGCCAAACGAGGGTACGGCGCGCGTCAAGGGAGCGGTGGATATCATGATTCATCCAGGCGTCCGTGCATGGGCGCAGAATGCCATGGAGGCGCTGGTTCGCCCACTCGCACGTATTGGTATTCAGCCAAATACAATCACGACACTTGGCTTTGTACTTAGCCTCGTGGCGGCTGCGGCGGTCTGGCAGGGAATGTGGCCCTGGGCCGCGTTTCTCGTGCTGGTTGCCAGTGCATTCGATATGTTGGATGGCGCGCTGGCGCGGGTGAGTGACCGGGGCACCACTTTCGGGGCATTCTTTGACTCGACCCTGGACAGGCTGTCTGAAGCTGCGATTTGCCTGGGGTTGATCGGGTACTTTCTCGCCCGGCAAGACGACCAGACTGTGCTAGGCGTCGTGCTCATGCTTGTAGGGTCCCAGATGGTGAGCTACACGCGCGCTCGCGCGGAGGGGTTAGGACTCTCCTGCACCGTAGGATGGTTTCAGCGTCCGGAACGCGTTATCGCGCTCGGCTTGGCGTTGTTGTTCCCGGACTCTCTAGGTATTGTGCTAGAGATCGTCATATGGATGCTGGCGGTACTCACGTTGCTCACGACCGTACAGCGCGTCTTCCATGTCTGGTACCAGTCCCGCTAA
- the ahcY gene encoding adenosylhomocysteinase, with protein sequence MATAAIGSDVKDRDLATKGKMRIEWADRMMPVLQLIRDRFASEKPLDGVRIAACLHVTSETANLMRTLKEGGADAVLCASNPLSTQDDVAASLVEDFGIPVYAIKGEDEQTYYRHIATALDHEPHITMDDGCDLVTVAHKERPELLDNMLGGTEETTTGVVRLRSMEENKVLRYPIVAVNEANTKHLFDNRYGTGQSSLDGILRLTNVLLAGHTIVVCGYGWCGRGIAARAKGAGANVIVTEINPLNALEAAMDGYQVMPLLDAASRGDLFITVTGNAHVIDREHFAVMKDGAIVANAGHFNVEINIPALRELATSTSIVREQVEEFVVANGNRISLLSDGRLVNLSGAEGHPASVMDMSFANQALSAEYVAKNHAQLEDRVYTVPTEIDAGVARLKLDAMNLSIDVLTPEQEKYLSSWEEGT encoded by the coding sequence ATGGCAACTGCTGCAATAGGAAGTGATGTGAAGGATAGGGACCTCGCCACCAAGGGAAAAATGCGCATCGAGTGGGCCGACCGCATGATGCCGGTGCTGCAGCTCATCCGCGATCGCTTTGCCAGTGAGAAGCCGCTGGACGGCGTGCGGATTGCCGCGTGCCTGCACGTGACCAGCGAGACCGCAAATCTCATGCGCACGCTCAAAGAAGGCGGCGCCGATGCCGTGCTCTGTGCGTCAAATCCACTCTCAACGCAAGATGACGTCGCCGCATCACTGGTCGAGGACTTTGGGATTCCGGTATACGCCATTAAAGGCGAGGACGAACAGACCTATTACCGGCACATCGCCACAGCCCTGGACCATGAACCGCACATTACGATGGATGATGGGTGCGACTTGGTTACCGTAGCCCACAAAGAGCGTCCCGAACTCCTCGACAACATGCTCGGCGGCACCGAAGAGACAACGACCGGCGTCGTTCGCCTACGCAGCATGGAGGAGAACAAGGTATTGCGTTATCCGATCGTTGCCGTGAATGAGGCCAATACCAAGCACCTCTTCGACAACCGCTACGGTACCGGCCAAAGTAGCTTGGACGGCATTCTCCGCTTGACCAATGTCTTGCTCGCCGGGCACACCATCGTGGTGTGCGGCTATGGCTGGTGCGGGCGCGGAATCGCCGCACGCGCGAAGGGCGCGGGTGCCAACGTGATCGTTACCGAGATCAACCCCCTAAATGCGCTTGAGGCCGCCATGGACGGCTATCAAGTCATGCCCTTGCTCGATGCGGCATCGAGGGGAGACCTGTTCATCACGGTTACCGGCAACGCTCATGTGATCGACAGAGAGCACTTTGCCGTCATGAAGGACGGGGCAATCGTGGCCAACGCGGGCCACTTCAACGTGGAGATCAACATTCCGGCCCTACGCGAGCTTGCCACTTCTACATCAATAGTTCGGGAGCAGGTAGAGGAATTCGTGGTGGCCAACGGCAACCGGATTTCGCTGCTTAGCGACGGCCGCCTCGTCAATCTATCGGGTGCTGAAGGGCATCCCGCCAGTGTGATGGATATGAGCTTCGCCAATCAGGCATTGAGCGCGGAGTATGTGGCCAAGAACCATGCGCAGCTCGAGGATCGTGTCTATACTGTACCTACGGAGATTGATGCCGGTGTCGCGCGCCTCAAGCTCGATGCCATGAATCTTTCAATTGACGTGCTAACTCCGGAACAAGAGAAATACCTATCTTCTTGGGAAGAAGGAACATAA
- the mtnP gene encoding S-methyl-5'-thioadenosine phosphorylase, translating to MQAAARVGVIGGTGFADIEGLQDRRDVHIATPFGPPSDAFTLGTLDGIPLAFLPRHGRGHGVQPSDLNARANVYGFKRLGVEYLISISACGSLREDLAPQHILVPDQLYDHTKRRVSTFFGDGIVAHVGFAQPFCPVLRSVLYQTGETAGIAMHGKGTYICIEGPQFSTKAESEVYRGWGMDVIGMTAVPEAKLAREAEICYGTLACVTDYDVWHDTAGEVTVDMVVENLQQNVDHAKEIVRRALTTLPDVRGGCPCPEALANAIITSPDSIPAAQRAALDLIVGKYI from the coding sequence ATGCAGGCCGCTGCGAGAGTGGGCGTCATCGGGGGTACGGGATTTGCAGACATCGAGGGACTGCAAGACCGCCGGGACGTACACATAGCAACACCCTTTGGGCCGCCAAGCGATGCATTCACCCTGGGCACGTTGGACGGCATCCCTCTTGCATTTCTCCCCCGGCACGGCCGGGGCCACGGAGTCCAGCCCAGTGATCTCAATGCCCGAGCGAACGTCTACGGTTTCAAGCGCCTCGGGGTCGAGTATCTCATTTCCATCTCCGCCTGCGGCTCACTGCGCGAAGACCTGGCTCCCCAGCACATTCTCGTACCGGACCAGCTCTACGACCATACGAAGCGGCGTGTTAGCACCTTTTTTGGCGACGGCATCGTCGCCCATGTCGGCTTTGCGCAACCGTTCTGTCCGGTGCTTAGAAGCGTGCTCTATCAGACCGGCGAAACGGCCGGCATAGCAATGCACGGTAAAGGCACATACATCTGCATTGAGGGTCCACAATTCTCCACAAAGGCCGAATCGGAAGTCTACCGCGGTTGGGGCATGGATGTAATTGGCATGACTGCGGTGCCGGAAGCCAAGTTAGCGCGGGAGGCGGAAATCTGCTACGGCACGCTCGCGTGTGTCACGGATTATGACGTGTGGCACGATACAGCGGGCGAGGTTACCGTTGACATGGTAGTTGAGAATCTGCAGCAGAACGTGGATCATGCCAAGGAGATTGTCCGGCGTGCCTTGACGACACTCCCGGACGTGCGCGGCGGTTGTCCCTGCCCTGAGGCGCTTGCCAATGCCATCATCACGTCGCCGGACAGCATTCCGGCAGCGCAACGGGCCGCGCTAGACCTGATTGTCGGTAAATACATATAG